The Lutra lutra chromosome 15, mLutLut1.2, whole genome shotgun sequence genome includes a region encoding these proteins:
- the MDM4 gene encoding protein Mdm4 isoform X1, with protein sequence MLLLFPVIGEALCWLGSSSTPNRSPVKDLSADGNFFTAKMTSLSTSAQCSTSDSACRISPEQTNQVRPKQPLLKILQAAGAQGEMFTVKEVMHYLGQYIMVKKLYDQREQHMVYCGGDLLGELLGRQSFSVKDPSPLYDMLRKNLITLASATTDAAQTLALAQDHSMDIPSQDQLKQSAEESSSSRKRTEEGNIPALPTSHHKCRSSREDEDFIKNLTQDETSKLDLGFEEWDVAGLPWWFLGNLRSNYTPRSNGSTDLQTNQDIGTAIVSDTTDDLWFLNESVSEQFGVGIKVEAADTEETSEEVGKVRDKRVIEAGKNDDLEDSKSLSDDTDVEVTSEDEWQCTECKKFNSPSKRYCFRCWALRKDWYSDCSKLTHSLSTSDITAIPEKKENEGIDVPDCRRTISAPVVRPKDVCTKEEKKPRLFDPCNSVEFLDLAHSSESQETVSSMGEQSDNLFEQRTDTENMEDCRNLLKPCSLCEKRPRDGNIIHGRTGHLVTCFHCARRLKKAGASCPICKKEIQLVIKVFIA encoded by the exons atTTATCAGCAGACGGCAATTTCTTCACTGCCAAAATGACATCACTTTCCACCTCTGCCCAGTGTTCAACTTCTGACAGTGCTTGCAGGATCTCTCCAGAACAGACCAATCAG GTACGACCAAAACAGCCACTTTTGAAGATTTTGCAAGCAGCAGGTGCACAAGGAGAAATGTTCACTGTTAAAGAG GTCATGCATTATCTCGGCCAGTACATCATGGTGAAGAAGCTTTATGATCAGCGGGAGCAGCATATGGTGTATTGTGGCGGAGATCTTTTAGGAGAATTGCTAGGACGTCAGAGCTTCTCCGTGAAAGATCCAAG CCCTCTCTATGATATGCTAAGAAAGAATCTTATCACTTTAGCCTCTGCTACTACAG ATGCTGCTCAGACTCTCGCTCTCGCACAGGATCACAGTATGGATATTCCAAGTCAAGACCAACTGAAG caaagtGCAGAAGAAAGTTCCAGTTCCAGGAAAAGAACGGAAGAAGGCAATATTCCTGCACTGCCTACCTCACATCATAAATGCAGAAGTTCTAGAGAAG ATGAAGACTTCATAAAAAACTTAACCCAAGATGAGACATCTAAGCTGGACCTTGGGTTTGAGGAGTGGGATGTAGCTGGGCTGCCTTGGTGGTTTTTAGGAAACCTGAGGAGCAACTATACACCTAGAAGTAATGGCTCGACTGATTTACAGACAAATCAG GATATAGGTACTGCCATTGTTTCAGACACCACAGATGACTTGTGGTTTTTGAATGAATCTGTATCAGAGCAGTTTGGTGTGGGAATAAAAGTTGAAGCTGCAGACACTGAAGAAACAAGTGAAGAAGTAGGGAAAGTGAGAGACAAAAGG GTGattgaagcaggaaaaaatgatgACCTTGAGGACTCTAAGTCCCTAAGTGACGATACTGATGTAGAAGTTACCTCTGAG GATGAGTGGCAATGTACTGAGTGCAAGAAATTTAATTCTCCAAGCAAGAGGTACTGTTTTCGTTGCTGGGCGTTGAGGAAGGATTGGTATTCGGATTGTTCTAAGTTAACCCATTCTCTCTCCACGTCTGATATCACTGCCATacctgaaaagaaggaaaatgaaggaattgATGTCCCCGATTGCCGGAGAACCATATCAGCTCCGGTTGTGAGACCTAAAGATGTAtgtacaaaggaagaaaaaaaacccagacttttTGATCCTTGCAACTCGGTGGAATTCTTGGATTTGGCCCACAGTTCTGAAAGCCAAGAAACAGTATCAAGCATGGGAGAGCAATCCGATAACCTTTTTGAACAGagaacagatacagaaaacatgGAGGATTGCCGGAATCTCTTGAAGCCATGTAGTCTGTGTGAGAAGAGACCACGAGACGGGAACATTATTCATGGGAGGACAGGGCATCTTGTCACTTGTTTTCACTGTGCTAGAAGATTAAAGAAGGCTGGGGCTTCCTGCCCTATATGCAAGAAAGAGATTCAGTTGGTTATTAAGGTTTTCATAGCGTAG
- the MDM4 gene encoding protein Mdm4 isoform X2, producing MTSLSTSAQCSTSDSACRISPEQTNQVRPKQPLLKILQAAGAQGEMFTVKEVMHYLGQYIMVKKLYDQREQHMVYCGGDLLGELLGRQSFSVKDPSPLYDMLRKNLITLASATTDAAQTLALAQDHSMDIPSQDQLKQSAEESSSSRKRTEEGNIPALPTSHHKCRSSREDEDFIKNLTQDETSKLDLGFEEWDVAGLPWWFLGNLRSNYTPRSNGSTDLQTNQDIGTAIVSDTTDDLWFLNESVSEQFGVGIKVEAADTEETSEEVGKVRDKRVIEAGKNDDLEDSKSLSDDTDVEVTSEDEWQCTECKKFNSPSKRYCFRCWALRKDWYSDCSKLTHSLSTSDITAIPEKKENEGIDVPDCRRTISAPVVRPKDVCTKEEKKPRLFDPCNSVEFLDLAHSSESQETVSSMGEQSDNLFEQRTDTENMEDCRNLLKPCSLCEKRPRDGNIIHGRTGHLVTCFHCARRLKKAGASCPICKKEIQLVIKVFIA from the exons ATGACATCACTTTCCACCTCTGCCCAGTGTTCAACTTCTGACAGTGCTTGCAGGATCTCTCCAGAACAGACCAATCAG GTACGACCAAAACAGCCACTTTTGAAGATTTTGCAAGCAGCAGGTGCACAAGGAGAAATGTTCACTGTTAAAGAG GTCATGCATTATCTCGGCCAGTACATCATGGTGAAGAAGCTTTATGATCAGCGGGAGCAGCATATGGTGTATTGTGGCGGAGATCTTTTAGGAGAATTGCTAGGACGTCAGAGCTTCTCCGTGAAAGATCCAAG CCCTCTCTATGATATGCTAAGAAAGAATCTTATCACTTTAGCCTCTGCTACTACAG ATGCTGCTCAGACTCTCGCTCTCGCACAGGATCACAGTATGGATATTCCAAGTCAAGACCAACTGAAG caaagtGCAGAAGAAAGTTCCAGTTCCAGGAAAAGAACGGAAGAAGGCAATATTCCTGCACTGCCTACCTCACATCATAAATGCAGAAGTTCTAGAGAAG ATGAAGACTTCATAAAAAACTTAACCCAAGATGAGACATCTAAGCTGGACCTTGGGTTTGAGGAGTGGGATGTAGCTGGGCTGCCTTGGTGGTTTTTAGGAAACCTGAGGAGCAACTATACACCTAGAAGTAATGGCTCGACTGATTTACAGACAAATCAG GATATAGGTACTGCCATTGTTTCAGACACCACAGATGACTTGTGGTTTTTGAATGAATCTGTATCAGAGCAGTTTGGTGTGGGAATAAAAGTTGAAGCTGCAGACACTGAAGAAACAAGTGAAGAAGTAGGGAAAGTGAGAGACAAAAGG GTGattgaagcaggaaaaaatgatgACCTTGAGGACTCTAAGTCCCTAAGTGACGATACTGATGTAGAAGTTACCTCTGAG GATGAGTGGCAATGTACTGAGTGCAAGAAATTTAATTCTCCAAGCAAGAGGTACTGTTTTCGTTGCTGGGCGTTGAGGAAGGATTGGTATTCGGATTGTTCTAAGTTAACCCATTCTCTCTCCACGTCTGATATCACTGCCATacctgaaaagaaggaaaatgaaggaattgATGTCCCCGATTGCCGGAGAACCATATCAGCTCCGGTTGTGAGACCTAAAGATGTAtgtacaaaggaagaaaaaaaacccagacttttTGATCCTTGCAACTCGGTGGAATTCTTGGATTTGGCCCACAGTTCTGAAAGCCAAGAAACAGTATCAAGCATGGGAGAGCAATCCGATAACCTTTTTGAACAGagaacagatacagaaaacatgGAGGATTGCCGGAATCTCTTGAAGCCATGTAGTCTGTGTGAGAAGAGACCACGAGACGGGAACATTATTCATGGGAGGACAGGGCATCTTGTCACTTGTTTTCACTGTGCTAGAAGATTAAAGAAGGCTGGGGCTTCCTGCCCTATATGCAAGAAAGAGATTCAGTTGGTTATTAAGGTTTTCATAGCGTAG